From the genome of Streptomyces sp. V1I1, one region includes:
- a CDS encoding PaaI family thioesterase has product MGEQRTVKFPQGVIDEYAALGVDLPALFSAGHLGNRMGVQIVEAAADRVVGTMPVEGNTQPYGLLHGGASAVLAETLGSVGSMLHGGVTKIAVGVDLNCTHHRGVRSGLVTGVATPVHRGRTTATYEIVITDERDKRVCTARLTCLLRDVNPDGTTG; this is encoded by the coding sequence ATGGGCGAGCAGAGAACCGTGAAGTTCCCGCAAGGGGTCATCGACGAATACGCCGCGCTCGGGGTTGATCTGCCCGCGCTCTTCTCCGCCGGGCATCTCGGCAACCGCATGGGCGTGCAGATCGTCGAGGCGGCGGCGGACCGGGTCGTCGGCACGATGCCGGTCGAGGGCAACACCCAGCCGTACGGACTGCTGCACGGTGGCGCGTCCGCCGTGCTTGCCGAGACGCTCGGCTCGGTCGGCTCGATGCTGCACGGCGGGGTCACCAAGATCGCCGTCGGTGTGGATCTCAACTGCACGCACCACCGCGGCGTCCGCTCCGGCCTGGTCACCGGCGTCGCGACGCCGGTACACCGTGGTCGCACCACGGCGACGTACGAGATCGTCATCACGGACGAGCGGGACAAGCGGGTCTGCACGGCCCGGCTGACCTGTCTGCTGCGGGATGTGAACCCGGACGGCACGACGGGCTGA
- a CDS encoding FdhF/YdeP family oxidoreductase yields the protein MSSKPPAGDPVQDAPQVSDPQHAAAGLAAIGHTLRIAQQQMGVRRTAQTLLKVNQKDGFDCPGCAWPEGDKRHTAEFCENGAKAVAEEATLRRVTPDFFAAHPLADLASRSGYWLGQQGRITQPMYLPQGADRYEAVTWERAFAIIAEELTALASPDEALFYTSGRTSNEAAFLFQLFAREFGTNNLPDCSNMCHESSGSALNETIGVGKGSVSLEDLHQADLIIVAGQNPGTNHPRMLSALEKAKNAGAKIISVNPLPEAGLERFKNPQTPRGMIKGVALNDLFLQIRIGGDQALFRLLNKLILETAGAVDEEFVREHTHGYEEFAAAARGADWDETLAATGLDRAAIERALEMILTSKRTIVCWAMGLTQHKHAVPTIREVVNFLLLRGNIGRPGAGVCPVRGHSNVQGDRTMGIFERPAPAFLDALEKEFGFAPPRHHGFDVVRSIQALRDGEAKVFFAMGGNFVAATPDTEVTEAAMRRARLTVHVSTKLNRSHAVTGARALILPTLGRSDKDIQAGGRQVVTVEDSMGMVHASRGNLTPASPHLLSEPAIVARLARAVLGPGSLTPWEDFEKDYGTIRDRIARVVPGFEDFNAKIAHPGGFTLPHAPRDERRFPTATGKANFTAAPVEFPKVPSGRLLLQTLRSHDQYNTTIYGLDDRYRGIKGGRRVVLVHPDDARELGLADGSYTDLVSEWKDGVERRAAGFRVVHYPTARGCAAAYYPETNVLVPLDSTADISNTPVSKSVIVRFENRE from the coding sequence ATGTCCAGCAAGCCGCCCGCAGGTGATCCGGTCCAGGACGCGCCGCAGGTCTCGGACCCGCAGCACGCGGCCGCCGGTCTCGCCGCCATCGGGCACACGCTGCGCATCGCCCAGCAGCAGATGGGCGTGCGCCGCACCGCGCAGACGCTCCTCAAGGTCAACCAGAAGGACGGCTTCGACTGTCCCGGCTGTGCCTGGCCGGAGGGCGACAAGCGGCACACGGCGGAGTTCTGCGAGAACGGCGCGAAGGCCGTCGCCGAGGAGGCGACGCTGCGCCGCGTCACACCCGACTTCTTCGCCGCGCACCCCCTCGCGGACCTCGCCTCACGCAGTGGCTACTGGCTGGGGCAGCAGGGCCGCATCACGCAGCCGATGTATCTGCCTCAGGGTGCCGACCGGTACGAGGCGGTGACCTGGGAGCGCGCCTTCGCGATCATCGCGGAGGAGCTCACGGCGCTGGCCTCCCCCGACGAGGCGCTCTTCTACACCTCGGGCCGCACCAGCAACGAAGCCGCCTTCCTGTTCCAGCTCTTCGCCCGCGAATTCGGCACCAACAATCTCCCCGACTGCTCCAACATGTGCCATGAGTCCTCCGGATCGGCACTCAACGAGACGATCGGCGTCGGCAAGGGCAGCGTCTCGCTGGAGGATCTCCACCAGGCGGACCTGATCATCGTCGCCGGGCAGAACCCGGGCACCAATCACCCCCGGATGCTCAGCGCTCTGGAGAAGGCCAAGAACGCGGGCGCGAAGATCATTTCGGTGAATCCGCTGCCCGAGGCGGGACTGGAGCGGTTCAAGAATCCCCAGACGCCGCGCGGCATGATCAAGGGCGTCGCGCTGAACGACCTGTTCCTGCAGATCCGCATCGGCGGCGACCAGGCCCTGTTCCGGCTGCTGAACAAGCTGATCCTTGAGACTGCGGGCGCGGTCGACGAGGAGTTCGTACGCGAACACACGCATGGGTACGAGGAGTTCGCGGCCGCGGCCCGCGGGGCCGACTGGGACGAGACGCTCGCCGCGACCGGGCTCGACCGTGCCGCCATCGAGCGGGCACTGGAGATGATCCTCACCTCGAAGCGCACCATCGTCTGCTGGGCGATGGGCCTGACCCAGCACAAGCACGCCGTGCCGACCATCCGCGAGGTGGTCAACTTCCTGCTGCTGCGCGGCAACATCGGCCGCCCCGGCGCCGGCGTCTGTCCGGTGCGCGGGCACTCCAACGTCCAGGGCGACCGCACCATGGGCATCTTCGAGCGCCCGGCCCCCGCCTTCCTGGACGCGTTGGAGAAGGAGTTCGGCTTCGCCCCGCCGCGCCACCACGGCTTCGACGTCGTACGGTCCATCCAGGCGCTGCGCGACGGTGAGGCGAAGGTCTTCTTCGCCATGGGCGGCAACTTCGTGGCCGCCACCCCCGACACCGAGGTCACCGAGGCCGCGATGCGCCGGGCCCGGCTCACCGTCCATGTGTCGACCAAGCTGAACCGCTCGCACGCCGTGACCGGCGCCCGGGCGCTGATCCTGCCCACCCTCGGCCGCAGTGACAAGGACATACAGGCGGGCGGCAGGCAGGTGGTCACCGTCGAGGACTCGATGGGAATGGTGCACGCCTCCCGCGGCAATCTGACACCGGCGAGCCCTCATCTGCTGTCCGAGCCGGCGATCGTGGCGCGGCTGGCGCGCGCGGTGCTCGGCCCCGGCTCGCTGACGCCATGGGAGGACTTCGAGAAGGACTACGGGACGATCCGCGACCGCATCGCGCGCGTGGTGCCCGGTTTCGAGGACTTCAACGCGAAGATCGCCCACCCCGGCGGCTTCACGCTCCCGCATGCCCCGCGCGACGAGCGCCGCTTCCCCACCGCCACCGGCAAGGCCAATTTCACCGCGGCGCCGGTCGAGTTCCCGAAGGTTCCGTCGGGCCGGCTGCTGTTGCAGACGCTGCGCTCGCACGACCAGTACAACACCACGATCTACGGCCTCGACGACCGCTACCGCGGCATCAAGGGCGGCCGCCGGGTGGTCCTGGTACACCCCGACGACGCGCGTGAACTGGGTTTGGCGGACGGCTCGTACACCGATCTGGTCAGCGAGTGGAAGGACGGCGTGGAGCGCCGGGCCGCCGGTTTCCGCGTGGTGCACTACCCCACCGCCCGGGGCTGCGCCGCCGCGTACTACCCGGAGACCAATGTGCTGGTCCCGCTGGACTCCACCGCCGACATCAGCAACACCCCGGTGAGTAAGTCCGTGATCGTCCGGTTCGAGAACAGGGAATGA